The Nerophis ophidion isolate RoL-2023_Sa linkage group LG07, RoL_Noph_v1.0, whole genome shotgun sequence genome contains a region encoding:
- the pptc7a gene encoding protein phosphatase PTC7 homolog isoform X2, whose amino-acid sequence MLSVLSYGRLLARAVIGGLSQTDSRDYSLVTASCGFGKDFRKGILKKGMCYGDDACFIARHKSADVLGVADGVGGWRDYGVDPSQFSGTLMKTCERLVKEGRFVPSNPVGVLTSSYYELLQNKVPLLGSSTACIVVLDGHSHQLHTANLGDSGFLVVREGEVVHRSDEQQHYFNTPFQLSIAPPEAEGAVLSDSPDAADSSSFDVQLGDIILTATDGLFDNMPDYMILQELKKLKANYESIQQTARSIAEQAHDLAYDPNYMSPFAQFACDNGLNVRGGKPDDITVLLSIVAEYTD is encoded by the exons ATGTTGTCCGTGTTGTCTTACGGGAGACTGCTGGCCAGGGCTGTCATCGGCGGACTCTCTCAGACGGACAGCCGCGACTACAGCCTGGTGACGGCGAGCTGCGGCTTCGGCAAGGACTTCCGTAAAGGCATCCTGAAGAAAGGAATGTGCTATGGAGACGACGCCTGTTTCATCGCCAGGCACAAATCTGCCGATGTCTTAG GTGTGGCCGATGGAGTCGGAGGTTGGCGAGACTATGGCGTGGACCCGTCACAGTTTTCAGGGACACTGATGAAGACATGCGAGCGCCTGGTGAAGGAGGGACGCTTTGTTCCCAGCAACCCCGTGGGAGTCCTTACAAGCAGCTATTATGAGTTGCTGCAGAACAAAGTGCCATTGCTGG GCAGCAGCACGGCCTGCATCGTGGTGTTGGACGGCCATAGTCACCAGCTGCACACCGCCAACTTGGGGGATTCCGGCTTCCTGGTGGTCCGTGAAGGGGAGGTGGTTCACCGTTCCGACGAGCAGCAGCATTACTTCAACACACCCTTCCAGTTGTCCATTGCTCCTCCTGAAGCCGAGGGAGCTGTCCTCAGTGACAG CCCAGACGCAGCCGACAGCTCCTCCTTTGACGTGCAGCTGGGTGACATCATCCTCACCGCCACCGACGGCCTGTTTGACAACATGCCGGACTACATGATCCTGCAGGAGCTGAAGAAACTCAAA GCAAACTACGAGAGCATCCAGCAGACGGCAAGAAGTATCGCCGAGCAGGCCCACGACCTGGCCTACGACCCCAACTACATGTCACCTTTTGCACAGTTTGCCTGTGACAACGGACTGAATGTTCGAG gagggAAGCCCGATGACATCACAGTGCTGCTGTCCATAGTAGCAGAATACACTGACTAG
- the pptc7a gene encoding protein phosphatase PTC7 homolog isoform X1, which translates to MLSVLSYGRLLARAVIGGLSQTDSRDYSLVTASCGFGKDFRKGILKKGMCYGDDACFIARHKSADVLGVADGVGGWRDYGVDPSQFSGTLMKTCERLVKEGRFVPSNPVGVLTSSYYELLQNKVPLLGSSTACIVVLDGHSHQLHTANLGDSGFLVVREGEVVHRSDEQQHYFNTPFQLSIAPPEAEGAVLSDSPDAADSSSFDVQLGDIILTATDGLFDNMPDYMILQELKKLKKANYESIQQTARSIAEQAHDLAYDPNYMSPFAQFACDNGLNVRGGKPDDITVLLSIVAEYTD; encoded by the exons ATGTTGTCCGTGTTGTCTTACGGGAGACTGCTGGCCAGGGCTGTCATCGGCGGACTCTCTCAGACGGACAGCCGCGACTACAGCCTGGTGACGGCGAGCTGCGGCTTCGGCAAGGACTTCCGTAAAGGCATCCTGAAGAAAGGAATGTGCTATGGAGACGACGCCTGTTTCATCGCCAGGCACAAATCTGCCGATGTCTTAG GTGTGGCCGATGGAGTCGGAGGTTGGCGAGACTATGGCGTGGACCCGTCACAGTTTTCAGGGACACTGATGAAGACATGCGAGCGCCTGGTGAAGGAGGGACGCTTTGTTCCCAGCAACCCCGTGGGAGTCCTTACAAGCAGCTATTATGAGTTGCTGCAGAACAAAGTGCCATTGCTGG GCAGCAGCACGGCCTGCATCGTGGTGTTGGACGGCCATAGTCACCAGCTGCACACCGCCAACTTGGGGGATTCCGGCTTCCTGGTGGTCCGTGAAGGGGAGGTGGTTCACCGTTCCGACGAGCAGCAGCATTACTTCAACACACCCTTCCAGTTGTCCATTGCTCCTCCTGAAGCCGAGGGAGCTGTCCTCAGTGACAG CCCAGACGCAGCCGACAGCTCCTCCTTTGACGTGCAGCTGGGTGACATCATCCTCACCGCCACCGACGGCCTGTTTGACAACATGCCGGACTACATGATCCTGCAGGAGCTGAAGAAACTCAAA AAGGCAAACTACGAGAGCATCCAGCAGACGGCAAGAAGTATCGCCGAGCAGGCCCACGACCTGGCCTACGACCCCAACTACATGTCACCTTTTGCACAGTTTGCCTGTGACAACGGACTGAATGTTCGAG gagggAAGCCCGATGACATCACAGTGCTGCTGTCCATAGTAGCAGAATACACTGACTAG